A genomic region of Thunnus maccoyii chromosome 13, fThuMac1.1, whole genome shotgun sequence contains the following coding sequences:
- the LOC121909965 gene encoding rho guanine nucleotide exchange factor 12-like, which yields MSGTQSTLTDRTPSILNKDPTDKKPKNDKSSVSLKHEFDPTGLVQRCVIIQRDENGFGLTVSGDNPVFVQLVKEDGAAMRAGVQTGDRIIKVNGTLVTHSNHIEVVKLIKSGSYVALTVLGRPPGLPHIPLEEEEKEEGGEVSSLSSLSVPHSPALPGREQRSSTSCGPQEHIASPPPDGDENKATHSQKVDSLQKMLTKEQQELQAKEEDYSRTPRPKLLKEIQEAKKHISLLQEQLIRAAALQDGATGTRSGETEEGDSTSPLRDQTAYSWNNNSMCSSPLPDSPGKRETPCQSPNISHRDGLNSCSSPDTEDTPDSDSSAQCIVGSPPYLLHPQIIGAEDDYFDSQQEQINGQCSCFQSLDLLKSRPAHLAVFLHHVVSQFDPAPLLCYLYADMHKQTSSKESRRFFIEFHSLFMDRAANLKVPVPETIAAELEKRRLELIPEDLCKQYTQLLQDTLLPDLHKNLEDFRQKRSMGLTLAEDELSKLDSEQGKDQQNMEKECSCAEHILSKIEDILLTSQPTEEEKCQTMQYVILTYMKHLGVKVKEPRGLEHKRARINFLPKIKKSIKPEKEGEEKVKKPRFPNILGPPRRLSRVDSTSVGKAVELNKQRSPKQLPQSAFGIPEQSDSSVSNSGRSRGNQLSESSDTGAHVSPSTTSPIHSSPTGQASDTSGQDSDSNVSPFPIQPRLGEGLQSGDHQDGVSSPTSTQFDFSPSNLEQLQEEDQETFSRMEAQCPVSSADIQSEDDQGGEAECEENLPNWQSLVSRGVLASLTPQEIKRQEVINELFYTERAHLRMLKVLDCVFYQRLSRDGVLPSEDIKHIFTNLEEIIQLHVSVTEQMTSIRKRSETSVIGQIGDDLLAWFSGEEEEKIRGAVGTFCSNQPSALELIKTRKKKDHRFILFMQEAESNRLCRRLQLKDIIPVEMQRVTKYPLLLDNIAKYTEDGEEREKVKKAGECCKKILNHVNQAVKEAENKQRLEEYQRRLDVLSLKPSENPVVLELKNLDLTKRKMVHEGPLSWKVNKDKTIELYTILLEDILVLLQKQDERLILKFHGKNLASATDTKNIFSPIIKLNTVLVRPVATDNKSFFVLSMSENGAQIYELTAQTVSDQRTWQRLITQRADAMKAKPHNSDTSPAPSDVERDAIEIINRGMPKSSKDANGTASGSIHSSDIQAPPSLNPFDGMKSEDEEEELSVANRQGEEEDDEVDEEELEAFLDGQLGDTLPFLPEGSRQGIAIENQEHNVFGLPASKAEDALKTLETLKQVLSNHMMSREAEEEKEETEENKPSGAPGCQLSASLPGSPEGPSAACDESRASASSQKDSQQSSGHTGLSETTERNGGFVVLDFGGTSEESSTDDDGGVGGDVGIDMRKLLSSSSQTGAGGGGPNLSRQLMTHLRLLQADLQYLKEVEMKYNELRQTLPDVATDSDDNNDGIQ from the exons GACCCCAAGCATTCTCAACAAGGACCCCACAGACAAGAAACCTAAGAATGACAAATCGTCCGTCTCCCTCAAACATGAGTTTGACCCTACAG GACTTGTCCAGCGTTGTGTGATAATCCAGAGAGATGAAAATGGCTTCGGGCTGACAGTAAGTGGAGACAACcctgtgtttgtgcagctgGTCAAGGAAG ATGGAGCTGCAATGCGAGCAGGTGTCCAGACAGGAGATAGGATCATTAAG gTTAATGGGACCTTAGTTACACATTCAAACCACATAGAGGTCGTAAAGCTGATAAAAT cTGGATCCTATGTAGCCCTGACAGTGCTGGGCAGGCCTCCTGGGCTTCCTCATATCCctctggaggaagaagagaaggaggaaggggGAGAGGTCAGctcgctctcctctctctccgtGCCCCACTCACCTGCACTGCCGGGCAGAGAGCAACGCAGCAGCACGTCCTGCGGCCCTCAGGAGCACATCGCCTCCCCTCCGCCTGATGGG GATGAGAACAAAGCCACACACAGCCAGAAAGTCGACAGCCTGCAAAAGATGCTAACCAAGGAGCAACAGGAGTTACAG GCAAAGGAGGAGGATTACAGCAGAACCCCCCGACCTAAACTACTGAAGGAGATCCAGGAGGCAAAGAAGCACATTTCACTGCTGCAGGAGCAGctcatcagagcagcagcattACAG GATGGAGCCACAGGGACCAGGAGCGGTGAGACTGAGGAGGGGGACAGTACGTCTCCCCTGAGGGATCAGACAGCGTACTCGTGGAACAACAACTCT ATGTGCAGCAGTCCCCTCCCAGACAGTCCTGGCAAAAGAGAGACGCCCTGTCAGAGCCCAAACATCAGCCACAGAGACGGCCTCAACTCTTGCTCGTCGCCTGACACTGAGGACACCCCTGACTCT GACTCCAGCGCCCAGTGCATTGTGGGTAGCCCTCCCTACCTCCTCCACCCCCAGATCATTGGAGCAGAAGATGACTACTTTGACTCTCAACAAGAGCAG aTTAACGGACAGTGCAGCTGTTTCCAGAGTTTAGACTTGCTGAAGTCTCGGCCGGCTCACCTCGCTGTCTTCCTCCATCATGTTGTGTCACAGTTTGACCCAGCGCCTCTG CTGTGTTATCTCTACGCCGACATGCACAAGCAAACCAGCTCCAAAGAAAGCCGACGCTTCTTCATCGAGTTCCACTCGCTCTTCATGGATCGGGCAGCA AATCTGAAAGTACCAGTGCCAGAGACAATTGCTGCTGAACTGG AGAAACGGAGGCTGGAGTTAATCCCAGAGGATCTCTGCAAACAGTACACCCAGCTGTTACAGGACACACTCCTGCCAGACCTGCACAAGAACCTGGAAGACTTCAG acagaagCGCAGTATGGGTCTGACTCTGGCTGAAGACGAGCTGTCTAAGCTGGACTCAGAGCAAGGAAAAGACCAGCAGAACATGGAGAAGGAATGTTCCTGTGCTGAACACATCCTCTCCAAGATAGAAGATATCCT GTTGACTTCACAGCCAACAGAAGAGGAGAAGTG CCAAACGATGCAGTATGTGATTCTCACCTATATGAAGCACCTCGGGGTGAAAGTGAAGGAGCCTCGTGGCCTCGAACATAAACGAGCGCGTATTAATTTCCTGCCCAAGATAAAG AAGAGTATCAAGCCTGAGAAGGAGGGTGAGGAGAAGGTGAAAAAGCCTCGGTTTCCCAACATCCTCGGCCCTCCTCGGCGTCTGAGCAGAGTGGATTCAACGTCAG TCGGTAAAGCCGTGGAGCTGAACAAGCAGCGCTCACCAAAGCAGCTCCCTCAGTCGGCCTTCGGCATCCCCGAGCAGTCCGACTCTTCTGTCTCGAATTCTGGACGGAGCCGTGGAAATCAGCTCAGTGAAAGCTCGGACACGGGCGCCCATGTTTCGCCTTCTACCACCTCCCCTATACACAGCTCCCCCACTGGTCAGGCCTCAGATACTAGTGGACAAGACTCAGACTCCA ACGTCTCCCCGTTTCCCATCCAGCCCAGACTGGGCGAGGGTCTGCAGTCTGGCGACCATCAGGACGGCGTATCCAGTCCGACCAGCACTCAGTTTGACTTCAGCCCCTCCAACCTGGAGCAGTTACAGGAGGAAGACCAGGAGACTTTCAG TAGGATGGAGGCTCAGTGTCCGGTGAGCTCAGCTGACATCCAGAGTGAAGACGACCAAGGAGGTGAGGCGGAGTGTGAAGAAAACCTTCCGAACTGGCAGAGTCTGGTCAGCCGAGGCGTCCTGGCGAGCCTGACGCCGCAGGAGATCAAAAGGCAGGAAGTCATCAATG AGCTGTTCTACACTGAGCGCGCCCACTTGCGGATGCTGAAGGTGTTGGACTGTGTTTTCTATCAGAGGTTGAGCAGAGACGGTGTCCTCCCCTCAGAAGATATCAAACACATCTTTACGAACCTGGAGGAAATCATTCAGCTGCATG TTTCTGTTACAGAGCAAATGACATCGATCAGGAAGAGGAGCGAGACGTCGGTGATCGGTCAGATCGGAGATGATCTTCTGGCATGG TTCAGCggcgaggaagaggagaagataAGAGGAGCGGTGGGAACTTTCTGTAGTAACCAGCCCTCTGCACTGGAGCTCATCAAAACCAGAAAGAAGAAAGACCATAGGTTCATTTTATTCATGCAG gAGGCCGAGAGTAACCGTCTGTGTCGCAGGCTGCAGCTTAAAGACATCATTCCTGTGGAAATGCAGAGAGTGACAAAGTACCCACTCCTGCTGGACAATATTGCCAAGTACACAG AGGATGGTGAGGAGAGGGAAAAGGTGAAGAAAGCTGGAGAATGTTGCAAAAAGATCCTCAACCACGTCAACCAAGCTGTCAAAGAAGCTGAGAACAAACAG AGGCTCGAGGAGTATCAGAGACGGTTGGACGTCTTGTCGCTAAAACCGAGTGAAAACCCTGTCGTCCTCGAGCTGAAG AATCTGGACCTGACCAAGAGGAAGATGGTACATGAAGGACCTCTCTCCTGGAAAGTCAATAAAGACAAGACAATtg AGCTGTACACGATCCTCCTGGAGGACATCCTggttttactgcagaaacaggaCGAGCGCCTGATCCTCAAATTCCACGGCAAGAATCTGGCCAGCGCCACCGACACCAAGAACATCTTCAGCCCCATCATCAAACTCAACACTGTCTTAGTTCGTCCAGTAGCAACTG ACAACAAGTCTTTCTTCGTGCTGTCCATGTCGGAGAACGGGGCTCAGATCTACGAGCTGACGGCTCAGACGGTGTCCGATCAAAGAAC GTGGCAGCGTCTGATCACGCAACGCGCTGACGCCATGAAGGCCAAACCTCACAACAGCGACACGTCTCCAGCACCGTCTGA tgttgagCGGGATGCTATTGAGATCATCAACCGTGGGATGCCCAAGTCCAGCAAAGATGCTAATGGCACAGCAAGTGGAAGTATCCATTCTTCAG ACATTCAAGCCCCACCAAGTCTCAACCCTTTCGATGGCATGAAGTcagaagatgaggaagaggagctgtCCGTGGCTAATAGacagggtgaggaggaggatgatgaggtCGATGAAGAAGAACTAGAGGCTTTCCTGGACGGGCAGCTGGGAGACACACTGCCCTTCCTGCCGGAAGGGTCACGCCAAGGCATCGCCATTGAAAACCAGGAGCACAACGTATTCGGCCTACCCGCCTCCAAAGCTGAAGATGCTCTGAAGACAT TGGAGACGCTGAAGCAGGTTCTTTCCAACCACATGATGAGCAGagaggcggaggaggagaaagaggagactGAGGAGAATAAACCAAGCGGGGCTCCTGGCTGTCAGTTGAGCGCCTCTTTGCCAGGGAGCCCAGAGGGGCCTTCTGCTGCGTGTGATGAAAGCCGAGCATCTGCAAGTTCACAAAAAGACTCTCAACAGTCATCTGGACACACAGGACTGTCTGAGACAACTGAACGCAACG GTGGTTTTGTGGTTCTGGATTTTGGTGGGACCTCTGAGGAGAGCAGCACTGATGATGACGGGGGAGTAGGAGGTGACGTGGGGATCGACATGAGGAAACTGCTGTCCTCCTCCTCGCAGACAGGGGCCGGTGGCGGCGGGCCCAACCTCAGCCGGCAGCTTATGACCCACCTGCGCCTCCTACAGGCTGACCTGCAGTATCTGAAg GAGGTGGAGATGAAGTACAACGAGCTGAGACAAACACTGCCTGACGTGGCTACTGACTCAGACGACAACAACG ATGGGATTCAGTGA
- the LOC121910664 gene encoding TLC domain-containing protein 5-like — MPVLEVIVSLIGWFCLYMLFLWIFSHRGAEWNCRLVTLSHGILIVLLTAYVIFIDGPWPLTHAGTENTELQTFALTVCLGYFFFDLGWCICYHTEGPVMLAHHAASIMGILLALLMGVSGCETCGVIFGSEITNPLLQTRWFLRRVGLYDSLLGDAVDLLFILLFATIRVGVGTAMFYCELTSPRTTLIMKLGGVVMYGLAWVFMVDIARFGYRKSRGKYIKWLENHKLKKEINTQKPDGHSEESKE, encoded by the exons ATGCCGGTACTGGAGGTGATCGTGAGCCTGATTGGCTGGTTCTGCCTCTACATGCTGTTCCTGTGGATCTTCAGTCATCGGGGGGCCGAGTGGAACTGCCGGCTGGTCACGTTGTCCCACGGCATCCTCATAGTGCTGCTGACGGCGTACGTCATCTTCATAGACGGACCCTGGCCTCTTACACATGCAG GTACAGAGAACACCGAGCTCCAGACTTTCGCCCTCACCGTCTGCCTCGGCTACTTCTTCTTTGATTTGGGCTGGTGCATATGCTACCACACGGAGGGCCCTGTCATGCTGGCGCACCACGCTGCGAGCATCATGGGCATCCTGCTGGCTCTGCTCATGGGAGTGTCAGGCTGTGAAACCTGTGGAGTCATCTTCGGCAGCGAGATCACTAATCCCCTGCTGCAGACCCGCTGGTTCCTCCGTCGGGTGGGCCTGTACGACAGCCTGCTGGGCGACGCGGTGGAcctgctttttattttactgttcgCCACTATTCGCGTGGGAGTCGGCACAGCAATGTTTTACTGCGAGCTCACATCTCCCAGGACCACACTGATAATGAAGCTCGGCGGTGTGGTTATGTACGGACTAGCCTGGGTGTTCATGGTGGACATCGCCAGATTTGGCTACAGGAAAAGTAGGGGCAAGTATATAAAGTGGCTGGAGAACCACAAACtcaaaaaagaaatcaatacGCAAAAACCGGACGGACATTCAGAGGAGAGTAAAGAATGA